The following coding sequences lie in one Vitis vinifera cultivar Pinot Noir 40024 chromosome 19, ASM3070453v1 genomic window:
- the LOC100264283 gene encoding putative disease resistance protein RGA3, translating into MAYQIPFGVVEHILTNLGSSAFQEIGSMYGVPKEITKLNGKLGTIKAVLLDAEEKQQQQSNRAVKDWVRRLRGVVYDADDLLDDYATHYLQRGGLARQVSDFFSSENQVAFRFKMSHRLEDIKERLDDVANDIPMLNLIPRDIVLNTGEENSWRETHSFSLPSEIVGREENKEEIIRKLSSNNEEILSVVAIVGFGGLGKTTLTQLVYNDERVKHFEHKTWVCISDDSGDGLDVKLWVKKILKSMGVQGVESMTLDGLKDKLHEKISQKKYLLVLDDVWNENPGKWYEVKKLLMVGAKGSKIIVTTRKLNVASIMEDKSPVGLKGLGEKESWALFSKFAFTEQEILKPEIVKIGEEIAKMCKGVPLVIKSLAMILQSKREPGQWLSIRNNKNLLSLGDENENVLGVLKLSYDNLSTHLRQCFTYCALFPKDYEIEKKLVVQLWIAQGYIQSSNDNNEQLEDIGDRYFEELLSRSLLEKAENDHFTNTLRYKMHDLIHDLAQSIIGSEVLVLRNDVENISKEVRHVSSFEKVNPIIEALKEKPIRTFLYQYRYNFEYDSKVVNSFISSFMCLRVLSLNGFLSKKVPNCLGKLSHLRYLDLSYNTFEVLPNAITRLKNLQTLKLKVCPNLKKLPKNIRQLINLRHLENERWSNLTHMPRGIGKLTLLQSLPLFVVGNETGWLRNHKIGSLIELESLNHLRGGLCISNLQNVRDVELVSRGEILKGKQYLQSLRLEWNRSGQDGGDEGDKSVMEGLQPHPHLKDIFIEGYGGTEFPSWMMNDRLGSLLPDLIKIEISGCSRCKILPPFSQLPSLKSLKLDDMKEVMELKEGSLATPLFPSLESLELSGMPKLKELWRMDLLAEEGPSFAHLSKLHIHKCSGLASLHSSPSLSQLEIRNCHNLASLELPPSRCLSKLKIIKCPNLASFNVASLPRLEELSLCGVRAEVLRQLMFVSASSSLKSLHIRKIDGMISLPEEPLQCVSTLETLYIVECFGLATLLHWMGSLSSLTKLIIYYCSELTSLPEEIYSLKKLQTFYFCDYPHLEERYKKETGEDRAKIVHIPHVRFNSDSYMELELDYIF; encoded by the exons ATGGCTTACCAAATTCCATTCGGTGTTGTGGAGCACATTTTGACCAACTTGGGGTCCTCGGCGTTTCAAGAAATTGGATCCATGTATGGTGTTCCAAAGGAGATAACCAAGCTCAATGGGAAACTGGGCACCATCAAGGCTGTGCTTTTGGATGCTGAGGAGAAGCAGCAGCAGCAGAGCAATCGTGCAGTCAAAGATTGGGTCCGGAGGCTCAGGGGTGTTGTTTATGACGCAGATGACTTGCTGGATGACTATGCAACCCATTATCTTCAGCGAGGAGGATTGGCAAGGCAGGTCAGTGACTTCTTCTCATCTGAAAATCAAGTTGCTTTTCGTTTTAAGATGAGTCATAGACTCGAGGATATCAAAGAAAGGCTAGATGATGTTGCAAACGACATCCCCATGTTAAATCTCATTCCACGGGACATAGTACTAAACACAGGGGAAGAGAATAGTTGGAGAGAAACCCACTCATTCTCGTTGCCGTCTGAAATTGtgggaagagaagaaaacaaagaggaGATAATAAGGAAGCTGTCATCTAACAATGAAGAAATTCTTTCCGTTGTTGCCATTGTTGGCTTTGGGGGATTGGGTAAGACCACCCTCACTCAGTTGGTATACAATGACGAAAGAGTAAAACATTTCGAGCATAAGACATGGGTTTGCATTTCTGATGATTCTGGTGATGGTCTTGACGTCAAACTGTGGGtcaaaaagattttaaaatctatGGGAGTTCAGGGTGTGGAGAGTATGACCTTGGATGGTTTGAAAGACAAGCTTCACGAAAAAATAAGTCAAAAGAAGTACTTGTTAGTACTTGATGATGTTTGGAACGAGAATCCTGGAAAATGGTATGAAGTGAAAAAATTGTTGATGGTTGGTGCTAAAGGTAGTAAAATTATAGTAACCACCCGAAAACTTAATGTTGCATCCATTATGGAAGATAAGTCTCCCGTTGGTTTGAAAGGTCTAGGAGAAAAGGAGTCTTGggctttattttcaaaatttgcatTTACAGAACAGGAGATTTTGAAGCCAGAAATTGTGAAAATTGGAGAAGAAATTGCAAAAATGTGCAAGGGAGTTCCTCTCGTTATTAAGTCTTTAGCAATGATATTGCAGTCTAAAAGAGAACCGGGGCAGTGGTTGTCTAttagaaacaataaaaatttgCTGTCACTTGGAGATGAAAATGAGAATGTTCTAGGGGTGCTGAAATTAAGTTATGATAATTTGTCAACTCATTTGAGACAATGTTTTACATATTGTGCTTTATTTCCAAAAGACTATGAGATTGAGAAAAAGTTGGTGGTACAACTATGGATAGCACAAGGTTATATTCAATCTtcaaatgataataatgagCAATTAGAGGATATAGGGGATCGATATTTTGAGGAATTATTGTCAAGGTCATTGTTGGAGAAGGCGGAAAACGATCATTTTACTAATACATTAAGGTATAAAATGCATGACCTTATACATGATCTTGCACAATCAATTATAGGATCTGAGGTCCTCGTTTTAAGAAATGATGTAGAAAACATTTCAAAAGAAGTTCGTCATGTATCATCATTTGAAAAGGTGAATCCTATAATAGAGGCTCTAAAGGAAAAACCTATAAGGACCTTTTTATACCAATATAGatataattttgaatatgaTAGTAAAGTTGTGAATTCATTTATTTCAAGTTTTATGTGTTTACGTGTGTTGAGCTTAAATGGCTTCCTGTCAAAGAAGGTGCCAAACTGTTTAGGTAAATTGAGTCATTTAAGGTATCTTGATCTTTCCTACAATACTTTTGAGGTACTTCCGAATGCTATTACAAGGTTAAAGAATTTGCAAACACTGAAACTCAAAGTGTGTCCGAATTTgaaaaaacttccaaaaaatATAAGGCAACTTATCAATCTTAGACACTTGGAGAATGAGAGATGGAGCAACTTGACTCATATGCCACGTGGAATAGGAAAGTTGACTTTACTTCAAAGTCTACCATTGTTTGTTGTTGGGAATGAGACAGGGTGGTTAAGGAATCACAAAATTGGTAGCTTGATTGAGTTGGAAAGCCTCAACCATCTAAGAGGAGGGTTATGCATAAGTAATCTTCAAAACGTGAGGGATGTTGAACTGGTATCCAGGGGAgaaattttgaaaggaaaacaaTATCTTCAGTCCTTGAGATTGGAATGGAATCGGTCGGGCCAAGATGGGGGGGATGAGGGTGATAAGTCAGTGATGGAAGGCCTTCAACCACACCCACACCTAAAGGATATCTTTATAGAAGGTTATGGAGGTACGGAGTTTCCAAGTTGGATGATGAATGATAGGTTGGGTTCCCTGCTTCCCgacttaattaaaattgaaatttcggGATGTTCAAGATGCAAAATTCTGCCACCCTTTTCTCAACTTCCTTCTCTCAAGTCTTTGAAgcttgatgatatgaaagaagTGATGGAGTTAAAGGAGGGTTCATTAGCAACGCCACTCTTCCCTTCTCTTGAATCGCTCGAACTCTCTGGCATGCCAAAGTTGAAGGAATTGTGGAGGATGGACTTACTAGCAGAGGAAGGTCCTTCATTTGCTCATCTTTCAAAGTTACATATTCATAAATGCTCTGGTTTGGCATCACTGcattcttctccttctctttctcaATTAGAGATCAGAAATTGCCATAACTTGGCATCCTTGGAACTGCCGCCGTCCCGTTGTCTTTCTAAATTAAAGATCATAAAATGCCCTAACTTGGCATCCTTCAATGTGGCTTCATTACCTCGTCTTGAGGAACTAAGCCTGTGTGGAGTCAGAGCAGAGGTACTGAGGCAGTTAATGTTTGTCtctgcttcttcttcattgaagtCTTTGCATATACGGAAGATTGATGGTATGATATCTCTCCCAGAGGAGCCGCTTCAATGTGTTTCCACTCTCGAAACTCTCTACATTGTTGAGTGCTTTGGTTTGGCAACATTACTACACTGGATGGGCAGCCTTTCCTCGCTTAcgaaacttattatttattactgCTCTGAATTGACATCACTGCCAGAAGAGATCTATTCCCTTAAAAAATTGCAGACATTTTATTTCTGTGATTATCCACACCTAGAGGAAAGATACAAGAAGGAAACAGGCGAAGACCGGGCCAAGATTGTTCATATCCCACATGTTCGTTTCAACAGTGATTCCTATATGGAATTGGAG CTTGACTACATTTTCTGA